Proteins co-encoded in one Marinobacter gudaonensis genomic window:
- a CDS encoding ABC transporter ATP-binding protein — translation MTDAPLVIDCRQVTRTYNEGPEKLTIFADISLEVAAGETVAIVGSSGAGKTTLLNLLGGLDRPSSGQISICGQDMSRLSEAARARFRNRHLGFVYQFHHLLPEFPALENVMMPCVLGGMSVVQAREKARTLLGQVGLAERLSHKPGELSGGERQRVAIARALVNEPDCVLMDEPTGNLDEHTGEGVQALIESLRDQLGIAFVMVTHDMRMARSLGRVLRLEQGRLIQEI, via the coding sequence ATGACCGATGCTCCGCTGGTGATTGACTGCCGTCAGGTCACCCGCACCTATAACGAAGGGCCGGAAAAACTGACCATATTTGCCGATATTTCACTGGAAGTGGCGGCTGGGGAAACGGTGGCGATTGTGGGTAGCAGTGGTGCCGGCAAGACCACGCTGCTCAATCTTCTGGGCGGCCTGGACCGGCCTTCGTCCGGTCAGATTTCCATCTGTGGACAGGACATGAGCCGTCTGTCTGAAGCAGCGCGAGCCCGGTTCCGGAATCGTCATCTGGGATTTGTATACCAGTTCCACCATCTGTTGCCGGAATTTCCGGCACTGGAAAACGTCATGATGCCCTGTGTGCTGGGCGGGATGTCAGTGGTCCAGGCCCGGGAAAAAGCCAGGACTTTGTTGGGGCAGGTGGGGCTCGCTGAACGTTTGTCACACAAACCCGGAGAGCTCTCGGGTGGCGAGCGCCAGCGGGTGGCGATTGCCAGAGCCCTGGTGAATGAGCCGGACTGCGTTCTGATGGATGAGCCCACCGGCAATCTGGATGAGCACACCGGTGAGGGCGTGCAGGCATTGATCGAATCCCTGCGGGACCAGCTTGGCATCGCGTTTGTGATGGTTACCCACGACATGAGGATGGCCCGAAGCCTGGGGAGGGTGTTGCGGCTTGAGCAGGGGCGCCTGATTCAGGAGATCTGA
- a CDS encoding lipoprotein-releasing ABC transporter permease subunit produces the protein MFRPLSFYIGLRYTAAKRRNHFISFISLTSMIGLMLGVAVLIIVLSVMNGFDRELKQRILGMVPHATIQGVGPLDDWQALDARVESHPRVLAAAPYIQGQGMVTGGGNVRGVLLNGILPEQERTVSIIENHMTEGRLDDLVSGEFGIIIGRLMAASLRLEVGDRVTVVLPEASVTPAGVLPRLKRFTVKGIFSVGAELDGNYTLIHMDDAAKLMRTDGKAEGVRLLVDDLFAAPRVATEAARELEGRYYVSDWTRTHGNLFQAIRMEKTMIGLLLMFIVAVAAFNIVSTLVMVVTDKTGDIAILRTMGATPGRIMRIFIVQGAVIGVFGTIIGTALGVFGAINISAFISWLEGVLGHQFLNADVYFISYLPSQLQWQDVAIISGAGLAMSLLATIYPAWRASRVDPAEALRYE, from the coding sequence ATGTTCAGACCACTATCATTTTACATCGGCTTGCGCTACACCGCGGCCAAGCGCCGGAATCACTTTATTTCGTTCATTTCCCTGACCTCCATGATTGGCCTCATGCTGGGCGTGGCCGTACTGATCATCGTATTGTCGGTGATGAACGGCTTCGATCGGGAATTGAAACAACGCATTCTGGGTATGGTGCCCCATGCCACGATTCAGGGCGTGGGTCCCCTCGATGATTGGCAGGCCCTGGATGCCCGGGTCGAGTCACATCCCCGAGTGCTGGCTGCGGCACCCTATATCCAGGGCCAGGGCATGGTAACCGGAGGCGGGAATGTTCGGGGCGTTCTGCTGAACGGTATTCTGCCCGAGCAGGAGCGGACGGTCTCGATCATCGAGAACCATATGACCGAGGGCAGGCTGGATGACCTGGTCTCCGGCGAGTTCGGCATCATTATTGGTCGGCTGATGGCGGCCAGCCTCCGTCTGGAGGTGGGTGATCGCGTAACCGTTGTGTTGCCCGAGGCTTCGGTGACACCGGCCGGGGTCTTGCCAAGGCTCAAGCGCTTTACCGTGAAGGGTATCTTCAGCGTTGGCGCGGAGCTGGATGGCAACTACACCCTCATTCACATGGATGATGCCGCCAAGCTGATGCGTACCGACGGCAAGGCGGAGGGTGTTCGTCTTCTGGTGGATGACCTGTTCGCGGCGCCGAGGGTCGCCACCGAGGCGGCACGGGAGCTGGAAGGCCGGTATTACGTATCGGACTGGACCCGCACCCATGGCAACCTTTTCCAGGCCATTCGCATGGAGAAAACCATGATCGGTTTGCTGCTCATGTTCATCGTGGCCGTTGCCGCGTTCAACATCGTGTCCACGCTGGTGATGGTGGTCACTGACAAAACGGGCGATATCGCCATCCTGCGCACAATGGGAGCAACGCCGGGCCGGATCATGCGGATCTTTATCGTGCAGGGGGCGGTGATCGGAGTGTTCGGCACCATCATTGGCACCGCATTGGGTGTGTTTGGTGCCATCAATATCAGCGCCTTTATCTCGTGGCTGGAGGGCGTGCTTGGTCACCAGTTCCTGAATGCAGACGTGTATTTCATCAGTTACCTGCCATCGCAGTTGCAATGGCAGGACGTCGCTATCATCAGTGGCGCCGGTCTGGCCATGAGTCTTCTGGCGACCATCTACCCCGCCTGGCGGGCGTCAAGGGTCGATCCGGCGGAGGCGCTGCGCTATGAGTAA
- a CDS encoding PilZ domain-containing protein has translation MQSSDNPGKPAGYAAERRDFFRIEDRIGLEIRKLAPDTPLDSDVFDGDHLESLKAEFRRLDQDVKSHLASLAERDRLLTGLIKSLNGKLDTLARIMAFEQNPLQPDDWQDVTLSEGGLSFFSRTPAWQPGDRMAVRMTLPPDLFQPQAIAEVLEVVPDASGGTRVHTEFVHLDDSDRQQIARHVMRWQIRQRQKG, from the coding sequence ATGCAGTCATCTGATAATCCCGGCAAACCGGCCGGCTATGCCGCCGAACGCAGGGACTTTTTTCGCATTGAAGACCGGATCGGCCTGGAGATCCGCAAGCTGGCGCCTGACACCCCGCTGGACAGCGACGTTTTCGACGGCGACCACCTCGAGAGCCTGAAAGCCGAATTCAGGCGGCTGGACCAGGACGTTAAGTCCCATCTGGCCAGCCTTGCCGAGCGGGACCGGCTGCTTACCGGACTGATCAAATCCCTGAACGGCAAGCTGGATACGCTTGCGCGCATTATGGCCTTTGAGCAAAATCCGTTGCAACCGGACGACTGGCAGGACGTCACCCTGAGCGAAGGTGGGCTGTCATTTTTCAGCCGCACTCCAGCGTGGCAACCGGGCGACCGGATGGCTGTGCGCATGACCCTCCCTCCCGACCTGTTCCAACCCCAAGCCATCGCAGAGGTACTCGAGGTTGTGCCCGATGCCTCAGGCGGCACAAGGGTTCATACTGAATTTGTGCATCTGGACGACAGTGACCGTCAGCAGATCGCAAGACATGTGATGCGGTGGCAGATTCGGCAACGACAAAAAGGCTAA